The genome window GTTAAATTTACGTTCCGATTGCAGCGCAAGTTCACAGCGTCAAAGTGTCGCGAGTGAAATTTAGAGCAGATTTTTATCTGCTCCTTTTAAATTTACTCCAAAGCCTGCGCGAGATCGGCGATGAGGTCGTCTGCGTTTTCTAGGCCGACGCTGATTCTGATTAGCTCCTTTGTTATGCCTGCCTTCGTTAGCTCCTCGGCGGAGAGCTGCTGATGCGTAGTGGAGGCCGGGTGCGTGATGAGCGACTTTGAGTCGCCGATATTTACGACAATTTTAAAGAGCTTTACCTTGCCGAGCATCTTTACGGCGCGTTCATAGCTGTCGGTTTCAAAGCACATTAGCCCGCTGGCCATGCCGTCCTTGAAGTATTTTTGCGCCTTTTCATGCTCCGGATCGCTTTTTAGCGTCGGATAGGTTACGCGTTTTACGTGTTTGTGCGAGTTTAAAAACTCGGCGATTTTGCTCGCATTTTGCGAGTGTCTCTCGATACGAACGCTTAACGTCTCAAGCCCCTGGATGAGCTGCCATGAGTTAAAAGGCGAGATCGTAGCGCCTATATCGCGCACCAAAGCCACCCTCATGCGCAGCGTATAGATGTCGAATTTATCCGCCATCTGGGCGTAAACTAGCCCGTGATAGCTTTCATCCGGCACGTTAAAGTGCGCGTATCTGGCGTTGCCGACTAGCTTGGCGTTTAAATTTTTACTAGCTACGACAGCGCCCGCTAGGCTTAGGCCCTGGCCGCAGATATATTTGCTAGCGCTATGCACGACGACGTCTACGCCGTGATTTAGCGGCTGGAAAATGATCGGCGTAGGCACGGTGTTATCTGCGATCGTTACGACGCCGTGCTTGTCCGCGATCTCGACGATTTTTTTTAAAATTCGGGATTGCGATTTGCGGGTTTGATAGCGTCTCGAAAAATATCGCGCGAGTTTTGTCGTCTATCAAATTTTCAAGATCGTCCGCGCTGTCGCTATCAAACACCCGCGCCTCGATACCGAAACGCTTAAGCGTGTGCATGAAAAGAACCATCGTGCCGCCGTAAATTTTCTTTGCTACGACGATGTTGTCGCCGACTGCGGCTAAATTTGCGATCGAGTAAAAAATTGCCGCCTGACCGCTAGCCGTCACGATAGAGGCCGAGCCCTCCTCGAGTGCGGCTATACGGCTCTCTAGCACGTCCGTCGTCGGGTTGCCGAGCCTCGTGTAAATGTGGCCCGGAGCCTCTAGCTGAAATCTCGCCGCGGCCATCTCGGCGCTGCCGAAATCATAAGCCGTAGTCTGGTAAATCGGCACCGCCATGGCGCCTGGGCCAGCCTTGGTGTCGTAGCCGTAGTGCGTGGCGATCGTCTCTTTTTGCATTTTTTCTCCTTGTAAAATTTGCGCGCATTATAACCGCTAAAAGTTTAAATTGGTATAATTGGGCTTTTGAAAGGAAAAAATGGCTGAACAAAACGACAAATTTAAGCGCGTAAAATACCTGCGCGGCTTGGAAAAATTCGCAAAAGCGGCGATTAGCGCGCTAAAAAGAGAGGATTTTAACGAGGACGAATTTCGCGCTAGGGTGGGCAAAAACGCCGAAATTTTACGCAAGATCGAGCCGGTTTTTTTAGATAACGCCTACTCGAAATCTCTTGAAAATTTCGTAAATTTGGTCGTAAAAGGCGGCGAGAGAGCTGAGCTAATATCCTGCGCCAACGCGCTAGAAAAGCTAAAAAATCAAAAAACGTATAAAAAAGAAAAACATAGAAAAAAATATAAGGACGAAGAGTGAAATGCGTGATATTTGACATGGACGGCACGCTCATAGATAGCGCAAAAGCGATCTGCGAGACGGTAAACGAGGTGCGGCGCGAGCTGGGGCTTGAGGGCGATCTCGCGGCGGAGTTTATCGTAAAGGCCATAAACGAGCCGGGGCGAAATTTGGGACTTGACTTTTACGGTATCGATAAGCCGGATATGAAGCTGAGGGATAACTTTGAAGCTAAATTTAAGAAAAACTACCGCGAATACGCCGCGGCCTACGAGGGCGTAGAGGGGCTACTAGCCGGGCTAAAAGAGGCTGGGCATTTCATCGCTCTAGCTAGCAATGCGCCGCGATATACTTTGGATGAGATTTTGCAAAGAAGCGGGATATTTAAATTTTTTGATCTTATCGTCGGAGCGGATGAAAACGTACCTCAAAAACCCGATCCGGCGATGTTAAATTTGATATTAAAATCAGGCGAATTTGATAA of Campylobacter showae contains these proteins:
- a CDS encoding HAD family hydrolase, whose protein sequence is MKCVIFDMDGTLIDSAKAICETVNEVRRELGLEGDLAAEFIVKAINEPGRNLGLDFYGIDKPDMKLRDNFEAKFKKNYREYAAAYEGVEGLLAGLKEAGHFIALASNAPRYTLDEILQRSGIFKFFDLIVGADENVPQKPDPAMLNLILKSGEFDKAIFVGDSKKDELAARNAGMRYLNVCWGFGSQSPSCDNVFTVAEAALYIEKL